AGCCGTCGACCCTTTGACCACATCGATTAGGCCATCATAGCAACTAGATAGGGACAAGTGGTCAAGCCAAATGTTGCTAGATCCGAAGACGGAGACAGCATCGCCGTCGCTCTGCCCACGCTGCCCGTAGTGAGTGATGGAGTCTCGCACGAGGCCTCCGCTGCCAACTTTGATGTCGTAGATCTTGATGTTGTGTATGATCACGTTGCTCACGTACTGGATCATGAATCCGGCGCCCTTGGCGATGTGGATCTGGGCCCCACGCCCATCGATGGTCTTGTTGCATGTGAAGATCAGCTCCTGAGAGAGCCGGATCACCATGTGGCGCGCGAATATGATCCAGAGTGGCTCTGTCTGGATCACCGCGTGCCTTAGGGTTCCCGGCTTAGGGTTGACTAGGTCGTTGTCTGAGGGGTCCGTCACCATGTAGATCTTTCCCGCCTTGCCCCCCGTGGTGTGGCGCCCGAACCCTAGGACACAATCGGCTAGCTTCTTGCGGTTTTTTTCCCAGTGTGGGTCACACCTCCAACATTGGTCGATAGGGTTTGTGGCCTCGCATGGCCCACTAGGGCGCTTACCTAGACCTCTTCTTGTCGAGTTGTATCCTTTAAATGCCCTTCACAAATTAATTAGCCCGAAATGGAATGTTACTATTATGTTTGAAAAGTTTAGCATataaagacataattaaataaacttacTTGTGAACATGTGAGTTTAAATGATTTAGGACAATGTGAGGATTTGGTTCATACGCCTGTTGATTAGCTTGCCTCGCTTGTAATGCACGTTCTCGCCACACGATGTCGTCTGTTTCAGTATTGTTTGCCTTTGTGGTGACCAAGGCCACAAGAGAAATCAAGAAAACCAACATAAACCTAAGAGGATCCATTCTTGAGATGAatggataaatattttattcttttcctactgttttttctttctttttttttgttttttgttttttcctaCTAAGTTATTTGACCTACATAATCTATGGGAAGTTTTAGCAACATCATGCGAAATATAAAAcccacataattaaaaagaagttAAGCATATGTGGTGTGCAATGGTGGTGTTTGAAGTGTGAGATAGGTATGATATCTCTGCAATAGTGCATCCCAACTAAAATGTTGAATCAACCAATATTTGTGGAAGAAATGGATAATGAGAATGAGAAGTCAAGAGGGAAAAGTGGGAAAGATTAGTGAATGACTTGGGAGAGAAATGTGGAGGATGGTCaaatgtattaaattattactgTGACAAATATTATTCATGAATTTTTACCGTGACAAATCGACATGTTATATATTgtcactaaattttttaatactcatGACAAAAAATTTGGCCGGCATATGAAGACATTTATATCATAAAGTAATATTataacaaactttatttaccCAATTATGTCATTTGGACGCCAAGATATATACACTTAATAATCATgcttattaatattataactataactatttaattatataactaCAAATGATGTCATTCTTTATAAATGACATTAAAACTCATTATTTTGTGtgaattaaaaatgtgaaGATTCGAAACGGCTTGAAAAGGTCACTTTTACAAAGAAAAGAACCACATCTCTTCCCTTTGGCTATTCTCTCTTCCAAGCTCAAGCAATGTACTAATTTAGTTAGATAGAATCCTCATTAACTAACTTCCAAGCCAAACTACAAACAGCATATTCTATATGTATATCTTGTTTCATCTTTTGTCTCAACATCATTACACAAACCACatagagagaaattgagagagagattaGCAATGGCAAGGACAGAGAGAGGTTTGGGCAAGAGAGATTTGAGCATGATTTTTACAGAGATAACTCCACCTCATGGATGGAAGCAGGATCATGATTTCCATTACTTACGCTTAACACTCCCCGGTAATAATAATACatggttttaatttgttgctaGCTACACATGATGATCATGGTTGTCCAAcattatttaccttttttcatGTCCAATTTTGTTCttaaatctatataatttGAAGGGTTCGAGGCAAACGACATCACCATACACATGGATAAGTACGGTCATCTAGTGGTGCGTGGCAACAAACAAGTGACTGAGCACAAGTACGTGAGCTTTGAGGAGACGTATGAGATTCCAAGTGATGCTAAGCTGGACGATGCCATGGGATTGTTCGAAGATAACCAAATTTATTGCGTTACTATACCAAAAGTGAAGGGCCAACAACAACATGCAATCACCATGCCCAAAGAGCATAAGATCAATCCGAAGCCGCGTGATAATGCTTCAATTCACCAATACGACAACAACGACAGGAACAGCAATGTCGAAAAGCCAGAGGTCCCGGCTCAAGGAAGTACTAAGCCTCGGAAagattatttgaaaattgttAGAGGAGACAAGTCCGCCATGATGAAAATTGCATTATATATAGCAGCATTGATTGCTTTGACTGTGATCACGGTGCTTATGATTCTTAAGCTTCGTTCCTAGTAAAATACTTGTACAGCTTTCATGCTAGaacttaaatttttatgtgtacataaaattattggaTCGCATGTGTATAAGAATGAtgttcattttcaatttttcattcatttcagTGTCTCCATTTTTTCAGACAACTATACATTGCATCATAACCAAACGTATATGCGAAAATCACAGATGAAAAGCATaaccataaataaaattt
The nucleotide sequence above comes from Salvia hispanica cultivar TCC Black 2014 chromosome 5, UniMelb_Shisp_WGS_1.0, whole genome shotgun sequence. Encoded proteins:
- the LOC125191084 gene encoding pectate lyase-like — its product is MDPLRFMLVFLISLVALVTTKANNTETDDIVWRERALQARQANQQAYEPNPHIVLNHLNSHVHKAFKGYNSTRRGLGKRPSGPCEATNPIDQCWRCDPHWEKNRKKLADCVLGFGRHTTGGKAGKIYMVTDPSDNDLVNPKPGTLRHAVIQTEPLWIIFARHMVIRLSQELIFTCNKTIDGRGAQIHIAKGAGFMIQYVSNVIIHNIKIYDIKVGSGGLVRDSITHYGQRGQSDGDAVSVFGSSNIWLDHLSLSSCYDGLIDVVKGSTAVTISNCHLTRHNDVLLFGASDSYSDDKIMQVTVAFNHFGKGLIQRMPRVRYGYAHIVNNDYTHWEMYAIGGSQGPTLLSQGNRFIASDNRNAKEVTKREYTTESVWKNWVWKSEGDVLQNGAFFIQSGDPHHKFVHGPEYIPPKPGQFASTLVRHSGHLKCIPDLPC
- the LOC125191295 gene encoding uncharacterized protein LOC125191295 — translated: MARTERGLGKRDLSMIFTEITPPHGWKQDHDFHYLRLTLPGFEANDITIHMDKYGHLVVRGNKQVTEHKYVSFEETYEIPSDAKLDDAMGLFEDNQIYCVTIPKVKGQQQHAITMPKEHKINPKPRDNASIHQYDNNDRNSNVEKPEVPAQGSTKPRKDYLKIVRGDKSAMMKIALYIAALIALTVITVLMILKLRS